The following nucleotide sequence is from Coffea eugenioides isolate CCC68of chromosome 10, Ceug_1.0, whole genome shotgun sequence.
CTGGGGGATTAAAGTGGACATAATCTTCAGAGACGAACTTGTTTAGAGCGTCATGAGTGCAATTGGAATATGCCTTGTTGAAGATGCTCTATAATGTCCTTCATTGTTACGGAGAATTCATTGTCCATCTGCAAAAATGTAATGGAGATAATTCATGAGGTTATTATATGCAGTATGCGACTGAAAGTAGAactatacatacatacatacacatacATATTATTGCAGTAAAAGACATAAGGACGCTTAATTAAACTATCTGAAAACTTTGTGGcaccaaaaaaattatttttcaaagaaagtTAGAGAAAAGGAGTtcaatttctcaaaaaaatttactttttcAATCTTGGGGGATTAATTGGCTATTCCCATTCCAAATGCCGGTAGCCCCTTTCCAAATAGGGAGAAAGTTAGGTTGTTAATTACTGTTACAAACAATGGAGGGAAAAGAATAAAGACAAAAATATATAGAAGTAGTAGCTCTTTGCTTATCATGTCAAATTGCTGTATTGCAGGATTGGAATTTTGGGATGAAAGATTTCATAATATTTTGAAGGATTAGCAAAGTACATGGTAAACCAAGGATATTTAGGAAAGAAGATACAGAAACATTAGTATCCATATTCCATACCATATATCTTAGTAGAAACCATTGGGGATTATTTCAGTCGAGAATTCGAGAAAGGATGTAGAAAGTACCTGAGCCTTAAGAGTAATGTCAAATGTACAACAACCAAATCTTAAGATTCTGGTATCCAGGATGGTAAGATGTAGTTTCTCAAGTTCACTTGACATACTTGATATGGATCCGTGGTATTTTTTCTCGCACAGGATTTTTACAAGCACGTTTTTGCCCTGGATTTTGACCTTGATCTCAGGGATTAGTTCTAGTGTGGCGCCTTTGAAGGAAGAAGTATTACCACTGCATGTAGAGATAATACATCTTTCTACCATGATTTCCGGTGCTGTGGagttgttctttttctcttcctcCAGAGTCTTCAAACGTTCTTGGAGTTCTTTAATGTGCTTATTTGCATCTTCAAGGACAGAAGCCTTGTCCAGCTGAATTTCAACGAAATGaatttgatgaataaaatgatgTTGTTGCAGCTAATAAACTCACATTAATTATGTATGCTATTGCTAATAAACCTCTCATTCGATATTGTCAAAATGTATGCTGAAGTTTGATGATGCATATTAAATGAGGAATCCAATGGTCATCAGCAGCTCAAGCCGCAATTGGATCACATCACTAGACTAACTTTTCATAAATCAAATAAGGCCATATCCGCTTGCTTTCACGTTAAAATATGACTGCAGTTTCTTGTAGCACATGAATCTACGAATCTTCGAGAAAAGGTTAAATACAAGATGCATGTGCTGATAGGATCCCCCACCGGGCTGTTTACCGAAGGTTGAGGGCCAGGAATATGATGAGATAAAACATGAATAACGATAACAGCGTTGTTAACACTACAGGCAAAACAAGGCCTTGTGTTTGTTCCGCTTTACTTCACACAATTACATAGCCTTCTCAAGATGACAGTAATCAGTCTTGGCAATTGACAGCATAAGACCATGTTCATGGGGATCAGAAGTTTTACTGTCTCTGGGGGCAGCTAATAATCACTGGTTTGATCATCTGTGTATCAATTcttgaatgaaaaagaaaggagaTGTAGAAAAATTTTATGCGCCAGATTTAAGCTAAAGAACGAATACCTTTTTGAGGCCTGGAACAAGTTTTGAAAGAGCTATGAAGAGGTCACTCAGCTTTTCTCTTCGCTTCCTTTCTGCCTGAACATGATATTGAGCTTGAATTGGCGTTCTCCTTATGGGGCTTCTGCTATTGTAAACAATTTCATCTTCTGAGAAATGGAAATGGTTCTCATCAGAAGAGTTATTCATCAAATGTGGGAAGTTTATAATTTCATGTAATACTCGATGATTTGTAACTTTTACCGTATAATTTCTCACCATCTGATGAGTATGGACTTGATTTTCCAAAAGAAATAAGTTGCGTATTAGAGAATGGAGATGAGCCCTTTAGATTTGATTCAACTGTAGGGTGTGTAGGGCTCAAATTGGTGTCGTTAAGCTGCTTGAATTTCTGTTTCATGCAAGTCTGAGGCATCTGAATCGGAATACTGTCTGAATTACAATATGATATTGCAGGGAAAACCTCAGAAAGAAAAGGTTTAATGTCAAAAAATCCATCATCAACTTGGTCATCCTGCTTTGAGTTGATTACAAATTGATTGTTGAAGCTGGCCATGTCCATGCCCTATGAATTATCAAATCACAGAAGAAACGAGTGATCAAGAGACAGAAAGTTAATACAAGAATGTACTTGTaacacccccaaaaaaaatactCATAAATTTTCTGTTCCTTTTTATGACCGACATTTTCAAGAAACAAATGATGCAGCATACAATTTTTACAATCATAGGAATTGATAAATGAAAAGACGAGGAGCTGTGAAACAAAGAAACCATCGAGAAAAGGCCATGCTTAGGTAAGGGAATTGGGAGCTCACCAATAATGAAGATCAACTTATGTTTCTGCTTCTTAATTCAGCCAACTgcttgaaaaaataaaaacccaATTCTATCCTTTCTCAACTCCTGGATTGGATCGAGAATAGTGCAAAAGCATGGATTATGGGTAGATGTAAGCGTCCAAGAAATCAGGTCTCCTAATTAAGGGTCGTCTCGCCTGTATCAAGACTGTCAATAAATGGCAAGCAGCTGGGTTAGCTTTCGGAAATTGAAGGTCAAAAGAAGAGCAAAAAATGCTTGCTTGGAACCTTACCTCCATAAAAGAATATGGACTTGAAGTTCTGCCCTTGTCAACTGGTCTAGGAAGGGGTTCGTATTCGACCTCTTTCTGTGGCAAGTGTGGACGTACGGACTACAATTGCAGGTCGTTTGAATAGCCTTTATCTTTCTCTTGAGAGCACTGTTAATATGGAGGCGCTCTTCTTTACACAGTACCCACACGTGAGCAATTAAATTGGGATTCTTTAGTGCAAAAGCACAGGAATTTCTATCCATTCACAGATACGTTGGAGCCACCGGCCAtgatgaaaaggaaaatagCTATGATCTTTAGAACATATGACTGTAAATCTTTTCAATCTTTAAGAATGAAATCCTATTCAACAGAACGACTTTTCTTCTATCCTTTGTTTCGTTCATGAGAATGCCACCTTCCTTGTTTACACACTTTTTTAGTATACACTTTTTATGAATAGTTTATGAATAGTTTGCATGGTCAGTACTTCTCGgcttctttttattttgggttcAAATGAAAAGAATGTGGATTCTCTTAATATATGGTATGTATTTCAGTCAATATataaaaaagattaatcttATCAAATCTGTACCGATTATgattaattttcaaactttcaCAATCACTTAGAATGATTGACATTTCATACATTAACAGTtgtaattaatatttttttaagtaTAAACGAAAGATTTTCTCACTTGTACGTCTTCCCACCCATACTATCCAACTCGTCTCTCCCTACAATTGTAATTGACATTATTGGACAAGAGCTTAATGGAGTGTGCACTCAATAAATATATAATCAAACATCAAAAGAAGTTAAGTGTGATCGCGTCGTGGTGTACGGTTTCCTTTTTAAATCTGCATATAATATACAAAGGTACAAGCCCATTACTCCAACTAATTCAAAAGATTAATATCaaccaaaaagaaaatataaagatGGTAATTCTTCAGATCAGGTTTGCAGAATAGAGAAGACTTGTTACAAATAAATGCAAGCTAGCCAGTATGAACCCTCTTGTCTATATTATCAAATTTCAAAGTTTAGTTGTTTGTTTAttaattaggttaagtttctgCTTGAAGCTAATGATGTTTACACAGATCTCAAGGATTTGATTGGCACTTTTTTAAATACTAGTTCAGCGGCCAAATGGGCATAATTTGTGTGTTCGATATGCTTAAATATATTTTGGTTGGCCTCTGAAAGTAGGTGATTGATTTTTGTTCCACCGTTTTGTTTAATTAGGCTTAGCTTCTGACTTGAAGCTAAGGATGATCATGCAGACCTCGAGGATCTGATTATGGAACCTTTTTAAGTAGTTTGGTAGCCAAATGGACAtaattttgtggttaaattttggCTGCAGATTTCGAACCATAGAAGGTTTGTTTACTCTCTTAAACTAATATAGCTTGTACTATCATAGAAGCATAAACCAAAAACGGAACTGATATATCCCCAGGAATCTTTAAACTAAACTTATTATAGGAAAGTTTGGCTGTGGCAAGTCTCAAGCAAAACTTGGAAATACTCCAATTAATTGGTGGCAAGTCTCAAGCATTGCAAATTAATAAAGGCTTAGACACTGTTTAATAACCTAATTTAGCCGTTAACTGTCCATCATGTCAAGTAATTGGATGTTTTCTGCTTAGCTGTATTTCGCTATCAAATATATTACCAATACCAAGATCTATATGCACTTCAAAATTTTGTACAAACCTAATTCTCATTACCTTAATTTTGAACATGATAAATGTACATGCAGTGCATCAATAAATGTATGATTTTTCTCGTCTTTTCTCGCCTAACTCACCTTATGAATGCGCATATTCACATATATTGCTCCTATATTGGACATGTTAATTTGACTACTTTACTTAATGTTGAAAACtaattcattcaaaattttttgaattaaaCATATTTGATAATAGAAATGCCTTACAATTTAATATATTAAGCACGGTTTAATTTGtgttcaaaatttttaagtGAAACTATTTTGctgaattttgtgatttcacCACACATATTCAttagtctctctctctctctctcatccaTACATATACTTTCCTTGCTCTCTGACAGTCAAACAAAGGCAGTTATTTTTTCAAGGATAAAATTGTGTGCGCTATTTCAATCACTACTTAAATTCACTTAGTTATCAAACATATAGAATTTTATCACTTTAGTGACTTAATACTTTACTGAATTtatagatttcaaattttggttttatcAAAGGGATAGATACCTTTCAGATTAGTTTCATTTTTACTAAAAAAATTAACACTCAAATCTATTTTAGCTAGTGTCCCAGGATGATTAAAGAGCTAGAAATCATCCTACAGCTGAAAATGGAGAGGTCTCTAGTGCAATTCTCATATAGGGAACTTAACTTCCAGGGATGCCAGTGCAGTTATGTTATCATAACAAAAACTTGTATATAAACTGTGTACATAAATATGTAAAAACCAATTCTATGATTATATTAAGGTTTTCTTGATCACTTTTCTCAAAAGCTCCTCTGTCAAAGTTTAAGCCCCCATCATGATTCATATATGCTGATTGATGTTTTTTTTTCAAGTGTTTGCAGCTAAGATTTACATATTCTCTTCAAATTCATGGAATAGTCTTACTTCAACTACGAAGTCTAGTAGTCTAGGGCTCTTGTCAAAAATTTTGTATTGGTCATGCAACAGTAGATGACTTTCTTCATGTTCAACAACCTGGTTTTATATGGGACTACAGTTGAGTAAGCTAGGTTAGGTAATTTAGGGTTCCGAAATTCTCTCTTGTGGAATTGATCCTCATTATCATcgggggaaaacaaaaaaaagcaTTGTAGACAATACCAACATTTCTGGTTCTACTGTAGTTATGCATAAACAGTGGGAGAGGCACACTGTAATGGTCAACAGATGGTTTCTTCTTGCAAAACTAATTTTTCAACTACGCCTTCGACTACTCTAATGAATCCAGCTTAATTGTGGTATAGATCATGGTAGGAGCCAGAAACACAAGGATTGAATATGGAGATCTAAAGTCAAGAATGGTTCTACTTCTTTTCAATATACAAGATGATTTGAAGCATGCACATAAATTAAGAAGCCTAAATTACCTAACTTAGTTTACAACTTGATCAATTTGTCAACAGAGAAGATTCCCCGCAACAGGGATAACACTAAATTAATCCTAATCTGTTGAACTGTCTTGGTCCTGATTACTAAAACCATGTCCAACTGTGTTGGATAAACAATTATACTGCAATTGTGTGTTTACTAGACTtggttggtttttttttcctcaaatctTGGTAACCTTGTTTCAACGCTTTTCCTAAATCTGTTCAATCTTCAGTTACTGGCCTCCATCTTGCAGAGGAAAATCTACCGAGTGGTGACCCTTTAGACAATCCAAAAAAGCACTGCTGTGCAGCTACCATGCCAACTGTACTAGCTCGTGCACTTAATTCTCTTGTGTAGCTGTAGCTTTTGACAAGAAGCAACATCATGAGGGCCTTAATTTCATCATCATTATGTAATCCTTGTTGAGGGATCTTAATTGCAAACATGCCTGCTATCAATAGTCAACATGATCAAATAATTTAAGTAGCCGAAAAAGGAAACCAACTTTGATGGGGTTTTGCAACTAATACGATCGCCTAATCACTATGTcatatttttttgtttatataaAATTCAAGTGGTTTCATCTCCAGTCATCATCACACTACAGTCCTGGCATTAGCAGTAAGATTCGAATatataatcttttttttttaaaaaaattagttttttaaaaaGATGTAGTTTGTTCATCCCAATTGAGCGAACATCCATTGATTACTACGTCAACTTATGCATTGATCTTGTATGTATGAATGATGTGGCCAAATGATAAGGTGTGTAGAGGATAACATTTTAGTCTACGACAATGATTAGCTTAGTGCTTAAGTTTTGTTACTCAACGTCAAAGCTGAAGCTGGAAAGTAATGTTATAGAATGGGGCACTGGCCGGTGAGAATCATGAATGGCTTTATACCATGTCGTCGTCTTCTTGTGCTTTCTAGAAGGGTTTGAGGGGAAAAAAATTTGCTGGTAGCTAGCTTCACCGGATTCATGACATGGGGTTCCAACCATTTATTTGCCATGCGGCTGTCAACATTTCAGACTTGGCTCCAGCATTGTATCGCAGGGTGTTTCTAGTTCTCAAGCTCGTCAAATTCTTCATAGATAAGTAAGTTAttcacaaatatatatatactaagaTTTCTTCTAAAATATATGTTCAGATCCTGTATATCTTTCTTTGTCTCTCTCATGCCCTCGTTAAATGTGCATCTAATCTGTTTAAACTTTTTTTAAATGTTTTCTGAGTTAATAAATGTTGCAGCCATGTATAAAGCAGTGTTAGTCAATTCGGTTGCAGGACCTCATTAATTAGTGCAATAAAACATATAATATCTCCATTTTCTTTGTTTACACGTTAATATATTGGGTTTATCTCTCCATTTATCATTCATGCAAATATAGTACTACTACCTTCTCGAGAATCTAAAATGTTAAAAAACTACTACGTCAAACATATTACTATCTTAATTGGTtgagaaatttttattttttcccatATCACATCGGTCATTACATATGAGCTTATAATTGATATGCCAAACATTGATTGACTGAATGAGATACAATACATAGACCATGAAGTGAATCAATATACATTAACTCCATGTGGTGTGAAGCTGTGAATCAATGGTATCCTTGGCTATCTACTCTAGAGCAGTTTCTCCTAACTCTCCTTTTACCTGTGTACATTTGACTATTTGAGCAAACTGCAACTCCATTAGGACTAACTCCACTTTGTAACTTAATCTCATTGTCTACCTTAAACTTTAATTAGCAAGTGTAAAGTTGAATTAGTCCATTACTTTATACAAATCGAAAAAGTCCACAGATGGCTGGTGCCACCTGtctagataaaaaaaaaaagcaatgaGCACTTTAGAATCTACAAGACTTATTAATGCAAGCGAATCTCTTCTCCCTCTGACTTAAACCTAATGGTTAAGAAGAGTCAAGGATTTGATTGTGGTGTATTTTCTCAAGGTTCAGTGCTCAAATTAATTCTGAGGCTAGACTATGCAATTGAACAATATCTGCCTCATAGAAACATGTTTTTCTAGTTCTAAAATGTAGGTTATTGGAAGAAGATTGGACTAAACCACAACAATATATGACCAGGCATctctgtgaaaaaaaaaattaaaataggaAAGTAAATGTGATAGCAGCACATGACACATATAATCAACACGAGTTGAGCTTCTGCACAATGACTGGTAAGACCTCATTATATTTTAATCTTAAGCTTTTATTAATCAGCAGAGTAGCCTGGATTATCTTCCAAGTTTTTCTGAAAACAACCATCCAATGAAGCAAAGCCAAAGATCGTGACTTCAACAAAACTATGGTTACTGTCAATTAGAGGCAAAGTGAAAGGCATCAACCTAAAGAACATGTTTAAAGAATCCAGTTTATACCTGAGGTGTAGATAATTATACGGAGCTAAAGATATGTAGGCTGATTATGGAGATCCAGAGTCAAGGTTGTTTCTGCATCCTTTCAATGTTCAACTCGGTGTGAAGCATGCACGTCCACTAACAAGTACCTAATTAAGCTAATTACCAACTTGATCAAATTgtcaacaagaaaagaaaaaccaaccTTTCAAAAAGGTTTTTTGGCCTTACATATTGAATCAGATTCAACGGTGTTGGTGGATATGATTGAGGGCGGCCGTGTCAATGTTCCATGGAATGTTCAGAGGGTTTTGATGAATTGATTCAATTTAAGCAAtactttttccagatttcccaTTGCCTTTGGGAGGCTAATAAACTTGCGGATAGGCTGGCTAATATTGGGGTATTTGAAGCTACTAACAAGGTTTATGATCATTTTTCAGCTTTGCCAAGGATGGTTCACggggatcttttttttttttttatcattcgTCGCTATTTTATCTATATCCTACTTTATCCTAATTTATCTAaaaataaattgataatttaggATTTCCTTCTTTTGGACGAGGATAGCCTTAGGTATTTTCAAATCACTTATAAAAAGGAGTAGTACTCTTAATTTCGCgacttttttcaaaaattcatgtAATTATGGAGTTCAGGTTTATGTCTccctcccttttctttttttctagcTTATTAATAAAATTCCAAAAGTGGCTCCCTCCCCTATGTACGGGGTTAGCccttaaaaaaaagaaaaaagaaaagaaaacccaaattaaattttaaaaaaaaaaaaagaataattttcCATCTTGTTTGGCTGTTGAAATGTCAAGAGCCTAGCTGATTGATATGACTGTCTAATTGTCTGGGATAAATTACGGTCTGCAATATACCAAATGGTGACTTACAAAATATTGCAGGGCATGTTCTTGTTTTTCTAGTGTGACAACTGTTCTTtagcatttaatttattttgttgtGTATAGGTGAGAAAATGCCAGAGTCTCTCAAGTTCATATGGAACATTCCATGTTCGGGTATCCAATCTAACATGCCTCTTTGATGATCAACAACAAAAAACGAGGGTACAGTTTCTTACAACTGGAAATGGGGGTGCAATTTGACCTAAACTTAATGCActagaaagataaaagaaaggcaagaaagaaaGTTGTCAATTTAGGCACCCAAAAAGTCAAATTTCAACATATTATTAGGAGACAGCATTTTTAATAATGTCTCCAGATTGGGTTTTTGTTCCTCAACCCTAAAGCAGTAAAGCTGGAATACAATACTTTTGAGTTGCGTCTAAAAGTAACTACTTTATTAACTTCAAAGTGTACAAATTATGCCTTTCTTGAAGTGTTGAGAAGCATCATCAGTCCTGAGCGATTTCAGCTCACATGATCCACGAAATTGGCTTTGAATTGTTCATGTGCAATGACGCCTTCTAGAGTCCAAAATTGGTTCAATCATTAAGTGTAATCCAATTTTGGACGTTGAATAATTGACAACCCTCATCGAATTGTGTTTGTGGATAAGCAATGAATTAACTCCTCGAATTCCCCAATCCTTATCACTAACATTGATTAAGATTCTTGAAATCTCTCAGTCTGTCTCACCCACCCTTCAAATTTCTATTATTCTGTATCATGGCCCTCACCTTTGGACAATGCTTTTCAGAGAAAGACCATTTCTTTATCAAGCATGTACATCCCTAGAAACGAGGATTAAAGAAATAATCTGTGTATAGCTTGTGGTATAATACTGTATAAGTAAATTTGTAGTGTCTTTCATCTAAAAAGTATATATGTCACCACATTTCTTATATCACAATATCTAAAATACAAGACCATGAAGCATactttgtgtgtgtgtgtttatatatatatatatatatatatatatatatgcgctATTAACTGTTGGATGGTACAAAAGAAGAAGGAGTGTAACCGTATAAATGAGAGATCCCAAGTTCGAGACCTTTTACTTGCATTTAAAAGaaagttacaaaaaaaaaaaaaggattatgGATACCCCAATTGTGGCTGATTTATTTACATGTTAAAAACTTGTGGTTCTTTAAGTGAATGCGATCAGGTCACTTTCGTTATTCAAATCTCAGATTGTCAAAGGTATAGTCGAAATCGTAGGAGGTTGGTTTCAGCTAGCTCTTCCAGTCATGAGGAATTGTGCTATTTCAAGAATTCATTTCCAAGTAACTCTAATGATGCTTTTAGCTACTAATTAGCAGTAATAGTACAATAAGAACAATGCTCAACGCCAATGAAACTATGATCAGTTTATTCCACACAAACGACAATGGCAAATATAATGAATCACAGAAACAAAACGAACATCAGTTTATGATATTCAAAATAATGTAAGATAAAGAGGAGCAAACAGGCTGATGGTCAAAAAACAATAgtaacaaaatttgattttttaagCTTCCAAGAAATCATTTTCCTCGGTAAGAAACTACTGAAAGAAGCCATTCAAGTTCCCACTTATAGCTTCTAATGCTAGTTAGAACCATAATATGTGTAAAACTGTTTTTTGATGTTTGGGTCATGATTTTGGTCatcaaaaaaaaatagaacatgCAAGATGCTAGCAAACGAGGCTTAATGGAAATTCCAGCCGTGGGCATAAGTACCTAGTTGGAAGTGTTGTTTTCAAATCTCAATGTCAATTAAGAGTCTCGATCAGGCTCATTAGTCCCTCCAGAAAACAAGATCCCATTGACAAATTATCCTGAACTCTCAAGTTGCATCAATGGTTTCATCTTTCAAAGACTAATCATTACATACAACTTGCAGCTAAtcaataatttcaaaagatgcaAGCTGAGGTCTGATTCACAGACCAATTAACAGATTCGGAGCATACAAAGCAAACCTTCACGgagaaaaagaaagtaaaagtaaatgcaaaaatattttacaaaatgatgAACAGATCATCATTTATCCCAAACACAAGAAGGGACACTTGATATCCCATTAGAGCCCGATCAGATATTAGCTGCAAGTGTGGATAGGTATTCCGTATTCATACAAATTCCAGTAAGACTTAACAGACCAAAACGGTTTCAGGAAAAGCCTAGACACTAGTTGCCTGCTTGAAACAACTGTTCAACCTCTGCTATCACTTTTTCTGCTTCCTCAACTTCTGCACCATGTTTTTGGTTTGACTCTTCCAACTCAAGCTGAAACAAGATTGTGTGACTAGCAGTCAGCAACCAGAACTCTTATACTCCAAACGGTTGAATTATCAAATTGATTCCAACGAAACACTAAAGCAATCAACAGAAGCAGAACCAGGAATCTAGTACA
It contains:
- the LOC113750411 gene encoding transcription factor bHLH18-like, which translates into the protein MDMASFNNQFVINSKQDDQVDDGFFDIKPFLSEVFPAISYCNSDSIPIQMPQTCMKQKFKQLNDTNLSPTHPTVESNLKGSSPFSNTQLISFGKSSPYSSDEDEIVYNSRSPIRRTPIQAQYHVQAERKRREKLSDLFIALSKLVPGLKKLDKASVLEDANKHIKELQERLKTLEEEKKNNSTAPEIMVERCIISTCSGNTSSFKGATLELIPEIKVKIQGKNVLVKILCEKKYHGSISSMSSELEKLHLTILDTRILRFGCCTFDITLKAQMDNEFSVTMKDIIEHLQQGIFQLHS